gaatcagaggttgacaTCAAATGATCTCAGCCACAATTTCttatatcaaatcgtcacagagaagaCCGAGCTTACGActccgcgatccatagatctatgtttttcctattgagctaagcggacgggcctACAACGAAATAGAGATAAACTATGATTCCGTAAGGTACAATATCAACTTTCCGCAATGAAACAGATGAATTATGATTCAGTTTAGTATTATACAAAATTCCCACAAACATGATTATTTCCCCTCGTACATGTACAACGACTCGATGTTTCTTTGGGATTAAGGAATACATGGAGGAAACTGTATGACAGAATTCCATTTAATTCAGTTCATGGCCGTAAGGGCGCGtaagggatgttgcacatttcataacctttcATTAACAGACTGAATTAAACTGCTCTGTTACCATttctgggcccgtattcataaagctcctaagggaaaATTTTCTCTAAGGGACTAATTTagggaaaagttccaaagcattttgtggacaatCGTCGAGATATttggaatgtctaacaatattgtctcatagagtctggcatagtaatgaagattattaataaatcttataaagtttacacttttcttttgtgctatgttgtttaggaaattttacaaagttaaggattttcctaagttttttccttaggagctttatgagtACGGCCCCTGATCTCCCTAGATATATCATTTACATGTAGTACAGAATAAAGCTGTTGCATTAAACAATTtctattatgttatgttatgactgttttttttttttttcaactgaattCCTCATTATTGTAACGTTTGCTTATCAGATATAGGTAtgtagaaatgataataaaattataataaaagtaAAAGTGTAAATGCAGTTTGTAAGGAAAGGCCTTCGCAATTTTCTTTCCCCTCAtccaataaaatgtaaacttTAATTGTTCTTTCTTTGCTATAAAGCAATCTTTCACGATGAAATAATACTTGATGTAAAACTATATATGATGCGCCCATATTTGTCACACTTTATAAACTCATAACAAGCTGTttttaatactgaaaaaaaaatgtagttgaaTAAATTGAAATTGGGGTTTCATCGTATTTCATTAACTATTTATTTGTTTCTTGCTCATTTTCATAGCCAAAACAAATGGtgtttacctttatgaaatatttagatattgtTTTCAGATGTGCCTATTTCAAGAAACAGTAGAATTTGGAGACTCGATTATAACAGTTCAATGTACCAATGCGCATgtaagaaatattgtaatcatCTGCTGAAAGATTTGGGAGGACTTATTTTTGTCAGTGTGTGTTAGATATACTTTTGAAAAGTCTATATATAATAGCGTATTTCTGAATTTAGGATGTAACTCATGAATActtatcaaaatgaaaacatCATAAAGTACAGTTATTCCATATTGATACTCTAGGATGGCAGGTGCGCGTTTTGGTTTAAACTTTGAAATACTTTCCGAATACTGAAAGATTTCCATTTGTATTAATTAGCAGCACACTGAAGCTTTATGATATAGCAATAATGTGTGCTTCAAAATGAAACTTTCAATTTACATCGTTGGGATCAAATCTGGAAACCTACGTTCACCATTTCTTAAAATCAGGGAAATGTTGGCATTTGTCTTTCTTTTCATATTTGCAACACATGACATACATTCGTCTCAGTGTAGATTTTGGCGAAGACTTTATGGATCTGAATGAAGCCAAGTACTCTGATATTCATATCTACACGCAAGTTCATATTGATTTCTTCAAGAATTAACTTTAAGTAATTAAGGATTACTaattatatacttttaaaaaaggtTACCTAAATAATGATAACTATAAATCGACCGGGACCATAACTCAAAGCTGCTCACTGCCATCTTATGTTTTACTTATTGCTTTAAGTCCTGTCAGGAAAAAGACCATTCTATACTAGTGGGAAGAAATGCAGATTACAAACAAATGGATGCACGGACAACAGAACAACATATTTGCGAGGCATGCTGCTCTGACGACCTCTGTAACAAAGACTGCAATACTGCTCATAAATCTGGCAATACCTTTGCCGGTATGTATATCTTTAAGAAACGATGTATAGAAAAACACCgtgttttaactttattaatacacggaaagaggttttACGTTCACGGAATAATAACCTgtgtgaattattctggcgataTATAAACAATTTTGGGTGTATCAGCTTAAAAAAAGCACGATTTTGcaatacattatttcgattctataatgcccttaatctaaaacagtagacaaaatacagtagcgctctgtcttggtcacaacaaaaacattgacgtcatcgcacgttaacgtaaCGTCATTTTAgcgtctgtgcaggctgatcttggtctgcactggtcgcaaaggcagaatcacttgccgccattAGTCTAAAAGTTAATATCTATTCCAAGTTTCATTTGTTcattatatgagccatgccatgggaaaaccaacatagtgggtatgcgaccagtatggatccagaccagcctgcgcatccgcgcagtctggtcaggctccatgctgttcgcttttaaagcctattggaattggagaaactgttagcgaacggcatggatcctaaccagactgcgcaggctggtctggatccatgctggtcgcaaagccactatgttggttttctcatggcacggctcatatgtcgtAAACTTTGCTGTAAATAATTTGTactttttcaaatgtaatatattttttatgtgtTTCATTTGAGACTTCTTTTACTTTGAGTATCGAAATTTCAGATTTGTCATGTTCAAGATTCAAGTTTAATGGTATGAGTTATTTCGGATAAATTTCATCTTTTACTTCAAAACACGGGAACCACAGTTCAGAAACCCTTGGAACCAATAACACACTTTTGTTGCTATCATTtgttttcgttaacatgaaataATTCAACAATCCTGTACGTTTAGTAAATAAACTTTccgttttacattttacatgtctATGATTCGTTTCAAGTTCCTTCTTGGTTAATTTGTATTTCACAAAATATGTAAGTTTGTACATCTATGTCTAAATCCTTCCATtgaagtgaaaacaaaatatatagttAATTGACTATGTCTGGGCAGAggctttttatttttgtaacatgtatttGTATAAACATGTGTTCAAATTACAAATGAGAATAATCAGGTTTCTATTTAGTAAAATACGTTATAAGAGAAATGACACATTTggacaacaaaaaaaacaacaaaaaaacacactgtCCAAATTCGcgtttttgtatatttaatagTTGAAACTACCTCATCAACATTACCCACAACTACTAAAAGCACAATGTGGACAACTAAAAAACCAACAgctgtaacaacaacaacaacaacaacaacaacaacagcaacgacACGATCAAGTAAATCTCCGTATATAACTACAACTACACCTTCAACGGGTCATTCTTTTCAATCCACAACATTTGGTGTTATACCTACTACGGTCATTGGTGGTAATAGCGTTCTTGCTATATTCGGACCAGATATAGTTACATACATGCGCTTTAATATAACACGTGTTGTCCGTGGCAAAGACTGGAAATGGGGTGAACAGGTTTGATGCTATTCTatctacatttatttatattatttgacagGTTGCGCCTGTACGAATTTTGTTAATATCCAAGGACCAATTCGCATGTTTAGCCTCATAAGGTATAAAAGAGATCTGATATGCTGAACGTATGTATTTTAAAGCGAGCAAACCTCAGCAGGGACATAAGAGTTAATATGTATAATCTCGCACAATAGATCATATAGTGTTGTATCTTTCGGTCATGTAATCTAGTCGGGCAACCGTTTTAATGATTACATGTTCATGATGGATTTTCTACATGTTTGTCGTTATTTTGCTTTTGTAGGACGGCCATACAGCTGGAACAATAACAAAGTGGGATAGCACTCCACATTGGGTAGATGTTGAATGGGACAGCGGTAGCAGTAACAGCTACAGAATGGGGGCTGAAGGTGGAAAGTATGACCTATATATAGTGTcactttaaaaaagaagaaaaaataaagtatGTAAAGAAATTGATCATTTTTAGAAGTAATATTTCCGATTTAAGTGAAATTACTGCCCTTCACAGTAAACAAGATCTGTATAGAAAATTAGTAACCTAAGCATGAATTAATAGCAGTAGAAAAAAGTACACTGTTTTTTGTTATTGGAGTGCTCTATGACGgtatatttcttttacaaaacaCAAGAAGAGACAAGATCTTATACATATATACCGGTATTTCAACGGTAGAAGAAGATCGCCTCTCGACGCATTCCGAAATTCTGCTGAATTAACTCCGTAGATctatcaaatacatttaaactaTCCATATCTATTGCAAATAGCTTTTTTATCTAATATTCTGTCCTAAGCAATGTATCGCCaaatgcattgaaaaaaaaacagacacgTCACGTTTGTTTAATCCAGTACAATAACGCTTCTTCTAGTCATATATACACCAAAGCTGTAATTAGCGAGGAAAGAAATTCTTGAATATTGAACTATTTCCCAATTATTTACATTCAAGCATTAGAAAGTGCTAAAACAGAATTCGCAGTAAAACATAATTAACAACACTTCTATCTTTATAGCgaccaaatacaaaaaaaaaatggttgttgACATTTTGGCATGAACAACGTAAACTTTTCTTAACATCAGTTTTAAATCGAGAATGACACAACAGAAGGCCGACCATTGAGTTACTTGGATTTCATTCACGAATCCTTAAGCCCACACCATTCCGTATATTCATTGTAAGATATTTCAAATCCTTATTGCTGTTGTTTTCATAATAATAACATATGCCTGCGAGGAAAACTGCAGTAGTCTTAATGGTGTAAGTTTTCTTTATCGGTTGAGGAAGTGATACAATGAGGACAAGTTCGATTTAAGATACACTAAGGCCCTGAGGAAAAGTCTACTATTGAATAGTTTCGAATAATTTTCATAATAGCTCATATCGGACTTAGCCCATAAAATTAATGGTGTTGCCTTTCAACAAATGAACACTCCTTTCTTAAGGCGTAAAACAACAATCACGACATCGGAAGCTGCACGTACCCAGAAGACCACGGCCGTCAATAATTTCATGTATGGCAAAACGAAAATAATGTGTTGATAAACCTGTCAAGCATTTCGTCTctttagcgcaaaaagtgaataagtccttatTTAAGTCAATGGAGTTATCCATTTTTTGCATTGAGTTGAAGATTAAATTCAATAAtggataaaataaatatgaataataaaaattcaaTTATTAATATTactaattaaaatcatttagtttTTTGAGTCCCTGAAAAATATAGTATTTGAAACTGGTACAattacatctataaatataaaattagcACAGAAGCAAATGCGTTCTCTGACGATGTCAAAGGTACATGTATCAACATCCGGAATATTGGAGAACAAATTTTAATTCGActgtttgttatttttaaatgataataaCTCGATATTTCTGTCATGGTATATTATCTTCCTTTTCTTTAAAACgtcaaacaaatttgaaaattatatataaaaagatcATTTAGAAATATAGAACTACCTAAAAAGAAATATAGCAAACGCTGTTCAATGAAGTTTGTTCGTGTGAGGCAAAAACATGTGAATACACTCATGTTCACTAGCTCAAGCTTAAGTGAAAATCTTATACAGAGGAAAATTGAATTGACTCCGCTATTTGGAAGGCCAAAAAACATGacaaataataaaagataaaatgttttaaaaaagtctttcaaaagcatagaacgcaaccaagcaaaataatagcagactctgtttcaCTGAGTCTTTTCTTGAGCCGTtacgaaatgtgcaacacctctcgcgCTCGCGCAACTCTATTGCACTTCTATTTAATGGACTCAGaaatcccgaaggaccagaaaatacaacaacactgaatccaagtacggaacTGCGGGGAGaacttttacagccgccacacggtacTTAAATATTACTGATGTGTTTTTGTAgcacagaacacaaccaagcagaataatagcagactcagttttgGTAGAGGTAACAAACCTCAAACGGATatcaatttaacatttaacacAAAACATAATTTCAATATATGATTCAAACCATGATGGAGTGCAATCCACAGACAgtttatgtataaaattatatgagccgtgtcatgaaaaaaccaacatagtggatttgcgaccagcatggatccagaccagcctacgcatccgcgcagtctggtcaggatccatgctgttcactaacagtttttccatttccagtaggctttaaaagcgaacagcatggatcctggccagactgcgcggatgcacaggctggtctggatccatgctggtcgcaaacccactatgttggttttctcatggcacggctcaaatatgggCTACGACATTGTACGACATCAATCTGTATTGGCCAAGACAACAAAATGTCACAAGGGTAGTACTCACCCGGGCTGACCCTACTTTCACTGATTTTTAAGATTAggaataattacaaatgtattgttTTGTCTAGTAGGCTCAAGTTTTAAAGGGAATATACTTCTTTGATCTTAACCTACAGTCAAAGTCGGTAATACAGCATCAAGCTGGGAGTGTGGATTAATAGTCAAGATGATTAAAAGCCGAATTTGGAAGTATTCTAAAGATATGTTTTCTCATTTGCACGACATAAACTTTCTTATGGCTTAGAAATAGAGTTACTGAGAGACACGAATTATCTTAAGGTAGAGACTGAGATTTAAGTATATACTATATGCATCTTTCCCTAAAATATCTTGTCATTGAATGTAAAGATCCCCACCAACTGTATTATCAACTGAActtggtaaaatattaaaactaaatgTGTATGTGTATTTGCTTTCACAATCAAAGGTTATGTAGTCacagttattttgaaatttttagttTGGATACCAGGTCATATTATCGCCAGTTATACGTTTATTGaggtttagtttatacataatttattttaggtcgattgtaaaggaagttctacaatttatattaatcactctcgacacctcattcctgatggaatccatcgccacgagggtatgacaGAAGAGGCCAGTTTACCCTTTTAATGCTGAAcgcaagcaaggaagctactggtaccattttttctCGTCGttgatatgacgcggccggggatcgaacctacgacctcccgcactcgaagcggacgctctaccactaggttatcGAGGCGGTTAAAGATGTTTAACGTAACAGACCATTGTTAATAAATAGTCATCTATATTTCAACGACAAAATTAAACAGATGCATTGTagtagatatttttttctaaaataaatttggACAAATGATCTGTGTAATGGTTACCAACTTAACGATTTTGTTTTCGCAActggaatgaaataacaaaactatcTTCGCAACTAGAATTAATCAATACAAATCTATTAGAAACTAGAATGACCAACGTTCTTTAAAAACCATTATACATTTTAGTAACAGTTACTGTTTCTTTGTAAAATGAGTGACAACTGAGTGACAATTTACCTCTAAATCTTAGAGTGTAACCCCAATTTTGATTTCAAAACAACCGCTTTGTAAGTAGAATAAAACCAATTATATGCCTTAGTTTTTAATAGCAGTTAGCCGGATCCATTGTAGAACCACTGAACTTTCATAAGCCAATTGAACGCTTTCTcgtgtatgattttcattatccGAGTAAAACTAAAACCCAAGGTATGCAAAGGATTCATGTACGTAttatagagaaaaaaatcaataatgtATATAATACAGAAGGGTAGATTCCCCGAAAGCGCGGAGCACCTAAATACAGCCAGagagccatgcattgcaaagtagaCCCTCATTCAGTGAGGTTATTTTCTGTGACACCGTAATTCATTCACAGATGTTTCACCAAGGCTGTTTCTGCGAAAATAGACTTGATCGTTATACGGTTAATTTAGGCGACTTTAAAACATTGGTTCTAATGCACATTAATATGAAGACATTGATCTTAAACAGCTGTATTTATTAAATGGAACTGATACAGATATAATAATTCAAGATTTAACAAAAGCCACAGTAGTGCATACAGCCCCCATTCAAGGCATGGGTCTTATCTTGACACACTATAGATGCGGCAAGTTTACAAGTTGAAGGCACAGTTTTGTCCACACAAGGAGCTGAAATATAGAAAATAGGTGTACTTTAGATGCGACAAGTTTACAAGTTGAAGACGATCTGTAATATAGACGCGGCAAATTTACAAGCTGAAAACCGAGATGTATCTACACATTGAGccaaaatatagaaacaattgtAGAGTATTCGCATTTTACAGGTTGACGATTGAGTTGTGTCCACAAAAGGacatacaaataaaacatttgaatcGTGAAACTTTGCGGgtttttttgttatatacatATTGAATGGCTTGCTGACCAATAGTAAAAAGGTAGTCTGGACTACTGACCTGTGATTTGGACCTCGGGCAaaaagttttgacatttgaccGGTAATTTGGACAACGGGCAAATAGTTTTGCAAGTCGGACTTCGGGCAAAAGAGTTTAAAAAATAACCAACTCGCGATTTAGTAAGTGTTTTTATAACATTacatcagaaatacattttcataattgTTGCTTTAAGGTTTAACTTTAGCCCACCAATCTTTAGTGTTCAGTTTTAGACCAGTCAagacacaaactatggaccggcgaaCTGTATAATGAGGTCCTATGACTTTTAGGGCAGATATGAAGGTTTGGAATATTTATACTTTGTATGATGCATCAGAGTGTTCTAAAGTGATTTCCTCGAAAACACCATATAGGTTACcatgtgtaaaatatttttgtcgtAAGGTGCAGTGAAACACAGCGGTGCTCCGTAAAAGCAAAACGTacattacataatatataaaacgtCTCTAAATTGGATTGGATATTTTTCTCTTCTTCactggttttaaaattaaaagtagtGTGTATTGTGTTTGTTTGATTG
This DNA window, taken from Mercenaria mercenaria strain notata chromosome 19, MADL_Memer_1, whole genome shotgun sequence, encodes the following:
- the LOC123542716 gene encoding uncharacterized protein LOC123542716, which produces MTVNILLLGVVTALFSEEIYLGEALTCLHCNGVYQPRHCRAVVDCFKGELCGVEKVLNNYGDFVYNLGCVSAAECSNNHAVNKSNTEACRNCCESDLCNSEGCGEPGYPVSRGPVCYSCSVYREGRHCHNIDFCKIGEMCLFQETVEFGDSIITVQCTNAHSCQEKDHSILVGRNADYKQMDARTTEQHICEACCSDDLCNKDCNTAHKSGNTFAVETTSSTLPTTTKSTMWTTKKPTAVTTTTTTTTTTATTRSSKSPYITTTTPSTGHSFQSTTFGVIPTTVIGGNSVLAIFGPDIVTYMRFNITRVVRGKDWKWGEQDGHTAGTITKWDSTPHWVDVEWDSGSSNSYRMGAEGGKYDLYIVSL